Proteins encoded by one window of Tunturibacter psychrotolerans:
- the gltX gene encoding glutamate--tRNA ligase, whose protein sequence is MTNSISTTEAPIRVRIAPSPTGDPHVGTAYIGLINYLYARQRNGKFVLRIEDTDRARFVATSEQEIFNSLRWLGLTWDEGPDLGGPYGPYRQSERTEIYREHVQLLLANGTAYRSFETPEELEDLRQRQVAAKLPPRYDGAHRELSQSQIDAYLAEGRPYTVRLKVPVGDPAFTEFRDELRGVIRFEHSNVDDQVLMKSDGFPTYHLANVVDDHLMHITDVIRAEEWISSTPKHVLLYKAFGWQIPRFWHMPLLRNLDKSKISKRKNPVSLIYYRQAGFLPEAMINFLGLMGGGMPAPTTESTPTQAATKSSETDIFTLPDMVARFDVKNIRLGGPVFDLTKLKWLNGEYIRALTPESFYKTLRETILSDAYLQQVAPLVQTRIETLGEFGNLTHFLFADDIMPPAEVFVPKKRTPEETLAFAAEQLTVLEATDWTHEALEPALKKLGEEKQWSVKENFMLLRAILTGSTMSPPLLESMVVFGKSRTLDRVRRFLETQKKLAQTKK, encoded by the coding sequence ATGACGAATAGCATCAGCACTACCGAAGCCCCCATCCGCGTCCGCATCGCGCCTTCTCCCACAGGCGACCCCCACGTAGGCACCGCCTACATCGGCCTCATCAACTACCTCTACGCCCGCCAGCGCAACGGAAAATTCGTCCTTCGCATCGAGGACACCGACCGCGCCCGCTTCGTCGCCACCTCCGAGCAGGAGATCTTCAACTCCCTCCGCTGGCTCGGCCTCACCTGGGACGAAGGCCCCGACCTCGGCGGCCCCTACGGCCCCTATCGCCAGTCCGAGCGCACCGAAATCTATCGCGAGCACGTTCAGCTCCTCCTCGCCAACGGCACCGCCTACCGCTCCTTCGAAACTCCCGAAGAGCTCGAAGACCTCCGCCAGCGCCAAGTCGCCGCCAAGCTCCCGCCACGCTACGACGGCGCCCACCGCGAGCTCTCCCAATCACAAATCGACGCATACCTCGCCGAAGGTCGCCCCTACACCGTCCGCCTCAAAGTCCCCGTCGGCGACCCCGCCTTCACCGAGTTCCGCGACGAGCTCCGCGGCGTCATCCGCTTCGAGCACTCCAACGTCGACGACCAGGTCCTCATGAAGTCCGACGGCTTCCCCACCTATCACCTCGCCAACGTCGTCGACGACCACCTCATGCACATCACCGACGTCATCCGCGCCGAAGAGTGGATCTCCTCCACCCCCAAGCACGTCCTGCTCTACAAAGCCTTCGGCTGGCAGATCCCGCGCTTCTGGCACATGCCCCTCCTGCGCAATCTGGATAAGTCAAAAATCTCCAAGCGCAAAAATCCCGTCTCCCTCATCTACTACCGCCAGGCCGGCTTCCTCCCCGAAGCGATGATCAACTTCCTCGGCCTCATGGGCGGCGGCATGCCCGCACCAACAACCGAATCCACACCCACACAAGCCGCCACCAAATCCAGCGAGACCGACATCTTCACCCTCCCCGACATGGTCGCCCGCTTCGACGTCAAAAACATCCGCCTCGGCGGCCCCGTCTTCGACCTCACAAAATTGAAGTGGCTAAATGGCGAATACATCCGCGCCCTCACACCTGAGTCCTTTTACAAAACCCTGCGCGAGACAATCCTAAGCGACGCGTACCTGCAACAAGTAGCCCCCCTAGTCCAAACCCGCATCGAAACCCTCGGCGAGTTCGGCAACCTCACCCACTTCCTCTTCGCCGACGACATCATGCCCCCCGCCGAAGTCTTCGTCCCCAAAAAGCGCACCCCCGAAGAAACCCTGGCCTTCGCCGCCGAACAACTCACCGTCCTCGAAGCCACCGACTGGACCCACGAAGCCCTCGAGCCCGCCCTAAAAAAACTAGGCGAAGAAAAGCAGTGGTCCGTCAAAGAAAACTTCATGCTTCTCCGCGCGATCCTGACCGGCAGCACCATGTCCCCGCCACTGCTCGAGAGCATGGTAGTCTTCGGCAAATCCCGCACCCTCGACCGCGTCCGCCGCTTCCTCGAAACCCAAAAGAAGTTAGCTCAGACGAAAAAGTAG